ATCCCGGTGGCCGCCGTCAGCCCTTTCGGCATGCCGGCCATCAGGTGCGGATCGTTAACGGACAGGATCGGCGTAACGTGCTTGTCGACAATGGCCATTTTGATATGACGGACTTCGTCGGTAATGATGCAGAAGCGGGTCATTTCTGACGCGGTGCCGGCGGTAGTGTTAATCGCCACCATCGGCAGCTGTGGCTTGGCGGAGCGGTCCACGCCTTCATAATCCTTGATATCGCCGCCGTTGGTGGCGACCAGCGCGATGCCTTTGGCGCAGTCGTGCGGAGAGCCGCCGCCAAGAGAGATGACGCAGTCGCACTGATGTTCGCGCAGCAGCGCCAGCCCTTGTTCAACGTTGCTGGTGGTTGGGTTAGGGTGAGTACCGTCGTACACGCAGCTCTGGATATCCTGTGCGGTGAGCAGTTGTTGCACCTGGGCGACCACGCCGATGTCGTTTAGTACCCGGTCGGTGACGATCAACGCATGGCGCAGGCCTTGCTCTTGCATGGTTTTCGCCGCCTCTTCCAGGCAGCCGGAGCCGATCATATTAACGGAAGGAATATAGAATGTTGCAGCAGCCATTGTGCGCTCCTTGAAATCATTGATTTTATGTCTGCTACGTTACTCCGTTCGGGGGAGGTGAGACATGATCTACCACAATGATTTGGCGAATATTCAGCGTATTAGGGGCGTGCGCCGGGGAAAGGCCGTCATTCTGCTGCCCGCAGTTCGGGAGCGAGCGTGCTTTTGCCGGTGACAAAAGAGGAGCGGGAATCGGCTACTGTGTATAATGCCGGCCGCAAAGCGCACGAGGAACGAGATAATGACCGAATATAATGACGATTACTGGATGCGCCAGGCGCTGAAACTGGCCCTGCGTGCGCAGGAAGAAGGCGAGGTGCCGGTGGGGGCGCTGCTGGTGCTGGACAATCAGGTTATCGGCGAGGGCTGGAACCGGCCGATTGGCCGCCACGATCCGACCGCCCATGCGGAAATTATGGCGCTGCGGCAGGGCGGCGCGGTGCTGCAGAACTACCGGCTACTGAATGCGACGTTATACGTGACGCTGGAACCCTGCGTGATGTGTGCAGGCGCGATGGTGCACAGCCGCATACGGCGTCTGGTGTATGGCGCCTCGGACGAAAAGACCGGCGCGGCAGGGTCGCTGGTGGATATTCTGCGACATCCTGGCATGAATCATCAGGTGGAGATCACCGCCGGCGTGCTGGCGGATGAGTGCGCCGCGACGCTGAGCAACTTTTTCCGCCTGCGCCGCGAACAGAAAAAGGCGCTGAAGCTGGCGCAGCGCGCGGCCGGCGCT
The nucleotide sequence above comes from Serratia rhizosphaerae. Encoded proteins:
- the yiaY gene encoding L-threonine dehydrogenase, which encodes MAAATFYIPSVNMIGSGCLEEAAKTMQEQGLRHALIVTDRVLNDIGVVAQVQQLLTAQDIQSCVYDGTHPNPTTSNVEQGLALLREHQCDCVISLGGGSPHDCAKGIALVATNGGDIKDYEGVDRSAKPQLPMVAINTTAGTASEMTRFCIITDEVRHIKMAIVDKHVTPILSVNDPHLMAGMPKGLTAATGMDALTHAIEAYVSSAANPITDACALKAVTMIMASLRDAVNDGKNMQAREDMAYAQFLAGMAFNNASLGYVHAMAHQLGGFYNLPHGVCNAVLLPHVQEFNASVAAGRLKDVAVAMGLEVSNLNDSQGAAACIAAIRKLAQDVGIPAGLRDLQVKEEDFDTLAANALKDACGFTNPIQANHEQIVAIFKAAM
- the tadA gene encoding tRNA adenosine(34) deaminase TadA yields the protein MTEYNDDYWMRQALKLALRAQEEGEVPVGALLVLDNQVIGEGWNRPIGRHDPTAHAEIMALRQGGAVLQNYRLLNATLYVTLEPCVMCAGAMVHSRIRRLVYGASDEKTGAAGSLVDILRHPGMNHQVEITAGVLADECAATLSNFFRLRREQKKALKLAQRAAGAAD